A DNA window from Paraflavitalea devenefica contains the following coding sequences:
- a CDS encoding GNAT family N-acetyltransferase: MSISIRKAVKEDCPRLMELVEELAVFEKAPDQVTVTMEHFVESGFGPNPVWWAFVAEEDGQVQGFALYYIRYSTWKGQRIYLEDLLVSEAMRGKGMGKLLFERVLQEAKDNNYSGMVWQVLDWNEPAINFYKKYNAVIDDEWLNCTINL; the protein is encoded by the coding sequence ATGAGCATCAGTATAAGGAAAGCAGTCAAAGAAGATTGCCCACGTTTGATGGAACTGGTAGAGGAACTGGCCGTGTTTGAAAAAGCGCCGGACCAGGTAACCGTGACGATGGAGCATTTCGTAGAAAGCGGTTTTGGCCCCAACCCGGTATGGTGGGCCTTTGTGGCAGAAGAAGACGGCCAGGTCCAGGGCTTTGCTTTATACTATATCCGTTATTCCACCTGGAAAGGACAGCGTATTTACCTGGAAGACCTGCTGGTGAGCGAGGCTATGCGCGGAAAAGGCATGGGTAAGCTATTATTTGAGCGGGTGCTGCAGGAAGCAAAAGACAATAATTACAGTGGCATGGTATGGCAGGTGCTCGACTGGAATGAACCGGCTATTAATTTCTATAAGAAGTATAATGCGGTGATTGATGACGAATGGTTGAATTGCACCATCAATTTATAA
- a CDS encoding 6-pyruvoyl trahydropterin synthase family protein gives MNKRVAVFRKEHFNAAHRLFNPAWDMAKNDEVFGKCNNPNFHGHNYDVVVKLVGEPDPITGYVMDLKILSDLIKEEVLEKLDHKNLNLDTPFFKTINPTAENICIVIYEILRPKIDAKFDLQVRLYETERNFVEYPA, from the coding sequence ATGAATAAGCGAGTAGCGGTTTTCCGGAAAGAGCATTTTAATGCAGCTCATCGTCTTTTCAATCCTGCCTGGGATATGGCTAAGAATGATGAGGTGTTTGGCAAATGCAACAACCCCAACTTTCATGGGCATAACTATGACGTGGTGGTTAAACTGGTGGGTGAGCCCGATCCCATTACCGGTTATGTGATGGACCTCAAGATACTCAGCGATCTGATTAAGGAGGAAGTACTGGAAAAGCTGGACCATAAGAACCTGAACCTGGATACACCCTTCTTTAAGACCATTAATCCTACTGCCGAAAACATCTGCATCGTGATCTATGAAATATTGAGGCCTAAGATTGATGCGAAATTTGATCTGCAGGTACGCCTGTATGAAACAGAAAGGAATTTTGTGGAATACCCGGCTTAA
- the fabD gene encoding ACP S-malonyltransferase encodes MMHAYVFPGQGSQFPGMGKDLYRLSVFAKKLFEQANEILGFRISDVMFEGTEEQLKQTKVTQPAVFLHSVIAFKGIDAGRPDMMAGHSLGEFSALVASGALSFEDGLKLVSIRAQAMQKACELTPSTMAAVLALDDAKVEEVCAAIQAETGEVVVPANYNCPGQLVISGSVKGIEVAVERMKAAGAKRALVLPVSGAFHSPLMEPAKEELRAAIDNTTFYSPTCPIYQNVAAKAVINKEEIKKNLIEQLTGAVRWTQSVQAMIADGAYRFSEVGPGKVLQGLINKIDKKVETEGVD; translated from the coding sequence ATGATGCATGCTTACGTATTTCCTGGCCAGGGTTCACAGTTTCCGGGAATGGGAAAAGACCTTTACCGCCTTAGTGTATTTGCAAAAAAGTTATTTGAGCAGGCCAATGAAATCTTAGGATTCCGTATCTCGGATGTCATGTTTGAGGGTACGGAAGAGCAACTCAAACAAACCAAAGTTACGCAGCCGGCCGTTTTTCTTCATTCAGTGATTGCTTTTAAAGGGATTGATGCCGGCCGTCCGGATATGATGGCAGGCCATTCATTGGGCGAGTTCTCGGCATTGGTAGCCAGTGGCGCCTTAAGCTTTGAAGATGGCTTAAAACTGGTAAGCATCCGGGCCCAGGCTATGCAAAAAGCATGCGAGCTGACGCCTTCCACCATGGCAGCCGTATTGGCGCTGGACGATGCGAAAGTAGAAGAAGTATGCGCCGCCATACAGGCAGAAACCGGCGAAGTGGTAGTACCGGCGAATTATAACTGCCCCGGGCAACTGGTGATCAGCGGATCAGTGAAAGGAATTGAGGTAGCTGTTGAACGTATGAAAGCCGCCGGCGCTAAAAGGGCGCTCGTATTACCGGTAAGCGGTGCGTTCCATTCCCCGCTGATGGAGCCTGCAAAAGAAGAACTCAGAGCAGCGATAGACAATACGACTTTTTACAGCCCCACCTGCCCTATTTACCAGAATGTAGCAGCCAAAGCGGTCATTAATAAGGAAGAGATCAAAAAGAACCTGATAGAGCAGTTGACCGGCGCTGTACGGTGGACCCAAAGCGTTCAGGCCATGATTGCCGACGGCGCTTACCGTTTTTCTGAAGTAGGGCCCGGCAAGGTGCTCCAGGGGCTTATTAATAAGATAGATAAGAAAGTGGAAACCGAAGGGGTTGATTAA
- a CDS encoding 6-pyruvoyl trahydropterin synthase family protein yields the protein MVYLTRVEHFNAAHKLYNPAWSKEQNETVFGKCANEHWHGHNYELLVTIKGKPNPDTGFLFDVKQLSKLIEKYILDKLDHKNLNLDVDFMQGQMCSTENLAVAIWQQLQPHLPAEVQLHCIKLYETPRIFVEYYGE from the coding sequence ATGGTGTACCTCACCCGTGTTGAACATTTTAATGCAGCCCATAAGCTGTATAACCCTGCGTGGAGCAAAGAGCAGAATGAGACCGTTTTTGGCAAATGCGCCAATGAGCATTGGCATGGTCATAACTATGAGCTGTTGGTGACCATTAAGGGAAAGCCCAATCCCGATACTGGCTTTTTATTTGATGTGAAGCAACTGAGCAAGCTCATTGAGAAGTATATACTCGATAAACTGGACCATAAGAACCTGAACCTGGATGTGGATTTTATGCAGGGGCAAATGTGTTCTACCGAGAACCTTGCCGTGGCCATCTGGCAGCAGTTGCAACCCCACTTGCCGGCTGAGGTACAGTTGCATTGTATCAAGCTCTATGAAACGCCCAGGATCTTTGTGGAGTATTATGGAGAATAA
- a CDS encoding trans-sulfuration enzyme family protein — protein MADQNFPLTGFSSLAIHGGHEQDPRYAHLTPIYATSTFVYDSAEQGMRRFSGKEDGYIYSRWGNPTMEEAADKIAAMESFGITDAGGRPITVKGYLQASGMAAVNTLFMSTLKTGDKILSHYSLYGGSQEFMDKLLPEFGISVVIADLRDLDKAAAALKADPAIKMVYLETPANPTLQCVDIEALTKLGKQYGKIVACDNTFATPYLQQPFRFGVDFVIHSTTKFLNGHGTSIGGIVLGRDVEFMNAWAYKVHKLLGGNSNPFDAFLLINGMKTLEVRMERHCHNAMEVAGFLEGHAAVAKVNYTGLPSHPDYYISSKQMRHPGAMLSIELKGGIQAGIDMMNSLKMCTRTVSLGTCDTLMCHPASMTHYSVPKAQREQYGITDGLIRISVGMENIQDIIADMDQALK, from the coding sequence ATGGCAGATCAAAACTTTCCGCTGACCGGTTTCAGCTCGCTGGCCATTCATGGTGGTCATGAGCAGGACCCGCGATATGCGCACCTTACCCCCATTTACGCTACTTCTACTTTTGTATACGATTCTGCAGAACAAGGCATGCGTCGCTTCAGCGGAAAGGAAGACGGATATATTTATTCCCGCTGGGGCAATCCTACGATGGAAGAAGCAGCCGATAAGATCGCTGCCATGGAAAGCTTTGGCATTACAGATGCCGGCGGCCGTCCCATCACTGTAAAGGGTTATCTGCAGGCATCCGGCATGGCTGCTGTCAATACCCTGTTCATGAGCACCCTGAAGACAGGTGATAAGATCCTTTCCCACTATTCCCTGTATGGAGGATCGCAGGAGTTTATGGATAAGCTGTTGCCTGAATTTGGCATCAGCGTGGTGATTGCCGACCTGCGCGATCTGGATAAAGCAGCAGCAGCCCTGAAAGCAGACCCTGCCATTAAGATGGTGTACCTGGAAACGCCGGCCAATCCTACCCTGCAATGCGTGGATATTGAAGCGCTGACAAAGCTGGGCAAACAATATGGTAAGATCGTTGCCTGCGATAATACGTTTGCCACGCCTTACCTGCAGCAACCTTTCCGGTTTGGCGTTGACTTTGTGATCCATTCTACCACCAAGTTCCTGAATGGCCATGGCACTTCCATTGGTGGCATCGTACTGGGACGTGATGTGGAGTTTATGAATGCCTGGGCCTATAAAGTACACAAGCTGCTGGGCGGCAACAGCAATCCTTTCGATGCCTTCCTGCTTATCAATGGCATGAAAACACTGGAAGTACGTATGGAGCGCCATTGCCACAATGCTATGGAAGTAGCCGGCTTCCTCGAAGGTCATGCGGCTGTAGCCAAAGTAAATTATACCGGCCTGCCCAGCCATCCTGATTATTATATTTCTTCCAAACAGATGCGTCATCCCGGCGCTATGCTGAGCATTGAGCTGAAGGGAGGTATCCAGGCAGGCATTGATATGATGAACAGCCTGAAAATGTGTACCCGCACGGTATCATTGGGCACCTGCGATACGCTGATGTGCCATCCTGCTTCGATGACACATTACAGTGTACCCAAAGCGCAACGGGAACAATATGGCATTACTGACGGGCTGATACGGATTAGTGTTGGCATGGAAAATATCCAGGATATTATTGCGGATATGGATCAGGCATTGAAGTGA
- a CDS encoding response regulator transcription factor, with protein MKNIDKVIKVAIADDHALFRAGVKTSLSSKRDVELIAEADNGMQLLNLLKHIEPDVILLDIQMPIMDGIQTLPEIRKVRPEAKVIILSMHNDHSMISKLMEIGANSYLTKNSDSETIYQAIKTCYEQEFFFNELTNKALLTGLRTKRTDLANPQEVNLSDKETRVLKLMCEEKTTKEIADIVEISPRTVEAIRDKLKTKTGAKSMAGLVMYAVKNGIIDQPQ; from the coding sequence ATGAAAAACATCGATAAGGTAATCAAAGTAGCGATTGCAGACGACCATGCCCTGTTCCGGGCAGGGGTCAAAACCTCCCTTTCTTCCAAAAGGGACGTGGAATTGATTGCCGAGGCTGATAATGGTATGCAACTCCTGAATCTCCTCAAACACATCGAACCCGATGTTATTTTACTCGATATCCAGATGCCCATTATGGATGGTATCCAAACCCTTCCTGAGATCAGGAAAGTGCGTCCCGAAGCCAAGGTCATCATCCTTTCCATGCACAATGACCACTCCATGATCAGCAAGCTCATGGAAATTGGCGCTAATTCCTACCTCACCAAGAATTCCGATTCCGAAACTATTTACCAGGCCATCAAAACCTGTTATGAACAGGAATTCTTCTTTAATGAGCTCACCAATAAAGCCCTGCTGACCGGCCTGCGTACCAAACGCACCGACCTGGCCAATCCGCAGGAAGTCAACCTGTCTGATAAAGAAACCCGTGTGCTGAAGCTCATGTGCGAGGAAAAGACCACCAAAGAAATTGCCGACATCGTAGAGATCAGTCCCCGTACGGTGGAAGCTATCCGGGACAAGCTCAAGACCAAGACCGGCGCCAAGTCTATGGCCGGACTGGTCATGTATGCGGTGAAGAATGGTATCATAGATCAACCCCAATAA
- a CDS encoding DUF4300 family protein gives MDSNCTPAGNIVRYSCRCFPAYRYMPLLVAMLLSLAALPQCVSPSMIFKTPSLISGTGGTVGAIYKFSNVATGIDATIEIVNLMNGAGLNQMDNTSQGYYNAWQPYVTAGANDTSYLDWKITFKKAGTLADTILPCLSITAVDIDGDGNRLKEFIKASTPGAYAVDPNTSLNVSFDGTNSVAIGGVATVPSIDTSEKKYMFQMDFKNVSTILYRNGSISTKSTTDVRHTCIYFQSFFKNGLVILQEQERSNTIPRNDEQLAVNCPGISGRHIPVALTSPAAGIYRFSVYHLQGQELCRRSYAAHAGANRLQLELPGNSAAGIYILAVSNQQGAMVYRKRLLVR, from the coding sequence ATGGACTCCAACTGTACCCCTGCCGGCAACATAGTCCGTTATAGTTGCCGTTGCTTTCCGGCCTACCGTTATATGCCATTGCTTGTGGCCATGCTATTGTCTCTTGCCGCACTGCCTCAATGTGTTTCTCCTTCCATGATCTTTAAGACACCATCGCTGATCAGTGGTACCGGTGGTACTGTGGGCGCTATCTACAAATTTAGCAATGTAGCTACCGGTATTGATGCTACTATTGAGATTGTGAACCTGATGAATGGCGCGGGACTTAACCAGATGGACAATACCTCACAGGGTTATTATAATGCCTGGCAGCCTTATGTAACCGCCGGTGCCAATGATACCTCCTACCTCGACTGGAAGATCACTTTTAAGAAAGCCGGTACACTGGCAGATACTATATTACCCTGCCTGTCTATTACAGCCGTGGACATTGATGGCGATGGCAACAGGTTGAAAGAGTTTATTAAAGCCTCCACGCCTGGCGCCTATGCCGTAGATCCGAATACTTCGCTGAATGTGAGCTTTGATGGCACCAATTCTGTGGCTATTGGTGGCGTAGCTACGGTACCCAGTATTGATACTTCTGAAAAGAAGTACATGTTCCAGATGGATTTCAAGAACGTAAGCACCATTTTATACCGCAACGGCTCTATATCCACCAAGTCTACCACGGATGTGCGGCATACCTGTATTTATTTCCAATCTTTTTTTAAGAACGGACTGGTCATTTTACAGGAGCAGGAAAGGAGTAATACTATTCCCCGCAATGATGAGCAACTGGCAGTGAACTGTCCGGGCATATCTGGCAGGCATATACCAGTGGCGCTAACGTCGCCTGCTGCCGGTATCTACCGTTTTTCCGTATATCATTTACAGGGGCAGGAGTTGTGCCGGCGTTCTTATGCAGCCCATGCAGGCGCCAACCGGTTGCAACTGGAACTGCCGGGCAACAGTGCTGCAGGCATCTACATATTGGCAGTAAGTAACCAGCAGGGCGCAATGGTATACCGGAAGCGGCTATTGGTGCGATAA
- a CDS encoding aminotransferase class IV, with the protein MSNFIHFNGKIIPAENPLVSAGSRGLRYGDGLFETMRVINGRIALHYLHFERLFNGLAVLQFQCPASFTPAYLAEAVLALCRKTNIEKGARVRLNVVRGNGGLFDPDNHIPNVIIEATPLEAPAGIQEQGLVIDIYNTVRKHYDVLANIKSNNYLPYVLAALHANNNRLHECLLLNTAGRICDATIANVFWVKDGRIYTPPLSEGGIGGVMRRYLIENVAKQHAIREEPLTPEMLEQADEVFLTNAIMGIKWVGRYRDKEYSNQMATLLYNEYVKKLWE; encoded by the coding sequence ATGAGTAATTTCATTCATTTTAATGGCAAAATAATTCCAGCGGAAAATCCACTTGTTTCCGCTGGGAGCCGCGGACTGCGCTATGGTGATGGCCTTTTTGAGACCATGCGCGTAATCAATGGCCGCATTGCCTTGCATTACCTGCATTTTGAACGGTTGTTCAATGGGCTGGCTGTATTACAGTTCCAGTGTCCGGCCTCCTTTACACCGGCTTACCTGGCGGAAGCCGTGCTGGCCCTTTGTCGCAAAACGAACATCGAAAAGGGAGCCCGGGTACGGTTGAATGTAGTACGGGGCAACGGCGGCCTGTTCGACCCCGACAATCATATTCCCAACGTTATTATAGAAGCCACGCCGCTGGAAGCGCCGGCTGGCATACAGGAGCAGGGCCTTGTTATTGATATCTACAACACTGTACGCAAGCATTATGATGTACTGGCCAATATCAAGTCCAACAACTACCTGCCCTATGTCCTGGCTGCCCTTCATGCCAATAATAACCGGCTCCATGAATGCCTCCTGTTGAATACAGCAGGACGGATTTGTGATGCCACCATTGCCAATGTCTTCTGGGTAAAGGATGGGCGTATCTATACCCCGCCGTTGTCGGAAGGAGGGATAGGAGGGGTGATGCGCCGCTACCTGATAGAAAATGTGGCGAAGCAGCATGCTATCCGGGAAGAACCACTCACTCCCGAAATGCTGGAGCAGGCAGATGAAGTCTTTCTAACCAACGCCATCATGGGCATCAAATGGGTAGGCCGGTACAGGGATAAAGAATACAGCAACCAAATGGCCACGCTGCTCTATAATGAGTATGTAAAAAAGTTGTGGGAATAG
- the ruvA gene encoding Holliday junction branch migration protein RuvA, which produces MIAFIRGNFVYKTPAVVHVEANGVGYELHISLNTYSAIQELEKGLLYTFLHIREDAHILYGFSEVAEKELFLMLISVSGVGAATARMMLSSLKPDEIVRAIANGNTRQLESIKGIGKKSAERIVLELRDKISKTTLDANISPLKNNTLEQDALNALMALGIPRAAGEQAVQKVLKAQPDLAVVEDIIKKALKTL; this is translated from the coding sequence ATGATCGCGTTTATACGGGGCAATTTCGTGTATAAAACACCGGCTGTAGTACATGTGGAAGCCAATGGCGTAGGATATGAGTTACACATTAGTTTGAACACCTATTCCGCCATACAGGAACTCGAAAAGGGTTTATTATACACTTTCCTCCATATCCGCGAAGATGCGCACATATTATATGGCTTTTCGGAGGTAGCAGAAAAAGAGCTGTTCCTCATGCTCATCAGCGTATCCGGTGTGGGTGCAGCAACCGCCCGTATGATGTTGTCTTCGTTGAAGCCCGATGAAATTGTGCGTGCCATTGCCAATGGTAATACCAGGCAACTGGAAAGTATCAAAGGCATTGGAAAAAAATCTGCCGAACGTATTGTGCTGGAATTGAGGGATAAAATAAGCAAAACCACCCTGGATGCAAATATTTCCCCCTTGAAAAACAATACGTTGGAACAAGATGCGTTAAATGCTCTGATGGCGCTGGGGATACCCCGGGCCGCTGGTGAACAAGCTGTTCAAAAAGTACTAAAAGCTCAGCCGGACCTCGCCGTAGTAGAAGATATTATCAAGAAAGCTTTAAAAACACTCTAA
- the mqnB gene encoding futalosine hydrolase, whose translation MHILLTAATTFEIQPVIDFLQQHGNVVQGHTTEVLITGVGMMHTTYRLTSHLQQRRPALMLQAGIGGSFSPSLAPGKVVLVEREITGDLGVEEGHVFKDMVDMGFLGADQPPYTSKWLNNPDTHRWKATGLPFVPGSTINEITTKAERIAQLQQKYAVAVESMEGAAFHYVALQEHIPFLQVRAISNYVGERDKTKWKIKEAITALNEQLINIFKTL comes from the coding sequence ATGCATATCCTGTTAACTGCAGCTACAACCTTTGAAATACAGCCGGTTATAGATTTTTTACAACAACATGGGAATGTTGTTCAGGGGCATACAACAGAAGTGCTGATAACAGGTGTGGGTATGATGCATACCACCTACCGGCTCACCAGCCACCTGCAACAAAGACGCCCGGCTTTGATGCTGCAGGCAGGCATCGGCGGCAGCTTCTCCCCTTCTCTTGCTCCCGGTAAGGTTGTTTTGGTGGAACGGGAAATTACCGGCGACCTGGGCGTGGAAGAAGGTCATGTGTTTAAAGATATGGTGGATATGGGTTTCCTGGGAGCCGATCAACCGCCCTATACCAGCAAATGGCTGAACAACCCGGACACGCACAGATGGAAAGCAACCGGATTGCCCTTTGTACCGGGAAGTACGATCAATGAGATCACCACAAAGGCAGAAAGGATTGCCCAGTTACAACAAAAGTATGCGGTAGCTGTTGAATCAATGGAAGGCGCCGCTTTTCATTATGTGGCATTACAGGAACATATTCCTTTCCTGCAGGTGAGGGCCATTTCAAATTATGTGGGCGAAAGGGATAAAACAAAGTGGAAGATAAAAGAAGCCATCACTGCCCTGAATGAACAACTGATAAATATTTTTAAGACGTTATGA
- a CDS encoding beta-ketoacyl-ACP synthase III gives MSQKITAAITAVGGYVPEDRLTNFDLEKMVDTNDEWIRTRTGISERRILKGEGLATSDMVVPAVRQLCEKRGIDPSEIDALIVGTVTPDMMFPSTANLACHKLGAKNAWGFDLLAACSGFLYSLTTGASLVESGRYKKVVVVGADKMSAIINYNDRATCIIFGDGAGAVLLEPGTDGYGVQDSILRSDGSGGNYLHMKGGGSLRPASQETVANNEHYAYQEGQAVFKFAVKGMADVSAELLERNQLTGNDIAWLVPHQANKRIIDATADRMGLSHDKVMLNIQRYGNTTAATIPLCLWDWEKQLKKGDNLVLAAFGGGFTWGATLVKWAY, from the coding sequence ATGAGTCAAAAAATAACGGCTGCCATCACCGCAGTGGGTGGCTATGTTCCCGAAGACAGGCTGACGAATTTCGACCTGGAAAAGATGGTAGATACCAATGATGAATGGATCCGTACACGTACCGGCATTAGCGAAAGAAGGATACTGAAAGGAGAAGGCCTGGCCACTTCCGATATGGTAGTACCGGCGGTTAGGCAATTATGTGAAAAGAGAGGCATTGACCCTTCCGAGATTGATGCGCTGATCGTAGGCACAGTAACGCCCGATATGATGTTTCCCTCCACCGCCAACCTGGCCTGCCATAAACTAGGCGCTAAAAACGCCTGGGGATTTGACTTGCTAGCTGCCTGCTCCGGCTTCCTCTATTCCCTCACTACCGGGGCCTCCCTGGTGGAAAGCGGACGCTATAAGAAGGTAGTGGTAGTAGGCGCCGATAAGATGAGCGCTATTATTAATTATAATGACCGCGCTACCTGTATCATTTTTGGTGATGGCGCAGGCGCCGTATTACTGGAACCCGGCACAGACGGCTATGGCGTGCAGGATAGCATCCTGCGGAGTGATGGCTCGGGCGGTAATTACCTGCACATGAAAGGCGGCGGCTCCTTACGCCCGGCCTCCCAGGAAACAGTAGCCAATAATGAGCACTATGCTTACCAGGAAGGTCAGGCGGTATTCAAGTTTGCCGTAAAGGGCATGGCCGACGTAAGCGCTGAGCTGCTGGAGCGTAATCAACTTACCGGTAATGATATTGCCTGGCTGGTGCCGCACCAGGCCAATAAACGTATTATTGATGCTACAGCCGACCGTATGGGCCTTTCCCATGATAAGGTAATGCTGAACATACAACGTTATGGCAATACGACCGCTGCTACCATCCCCCTCTGTTTATGGGATTGGGAAAAGCAATTGAAGAAAGGCGATAACCTGGTATTGGCAGCTTTCGGAGGCGGCTTCACCTGGGGCGCTACGCTCGTAAAATGGGCTTATTAA
- a CDS encoding 1,4-dihydroxy-6-naphthoate synthase, which produces MKLTLGFSPCPNDTFIFDALVNKKIDTGDIAVEVVLEDVQTLNEWALQGKLDITKISYGVLPLVLNKYIVLPAGGALGKGVGPLLITHAGGISADKVKDSTIAIPGEHTTAHMLFSLAFPEAGHKKFTLFSQIEDAVIHETVDAGVIIHENRFTYQDKGLVKLMDLGEYWETQTGSPIPLGGIVMKRTYDAALQQQVNTLIRASVEYAFSNYPLITDYVKQHSQEMSEGVMRQHIDLYVNNYSIDLGADGKAAVQQFLDIYSRVHSTSLSKQAIFLEG; this is translated from the coding sequence ATGAAACTTACACTGGGTTTTTCACCCTGTCCGAATGATACTTTCATTTTTGACGCACTGGTGAATAAGAAGATTGATACCGGCGATATAGCAGTGGAAGTGGTGCTGGAAGATGTACAAACGCTGAATGAATGGGCGCTGCAGGGTAAGCTGGACATTACGAAGATCAGCTATGGCGTATTGCCCCTGGTGCTGAACAAGTATATTGTATTGCCGGCCGGCGGCGCACTGGGCAAAGGCGTAGGCCCTTTGCTCATTACCCATGCAGGCGGTATTTCGGCCGATAAGGTGAAAGACAGTACGATTGCCATACCGGGCGAACATACTACGGCCCACATGCTGTTCTCGCTGGCATTCCCGGAAGCCGGCCATAAAAAGTTTACTTTATTTTCCCAGATAGAAGATGCGGTGATCCATGAAACGGTAGATGCCGGTGTGATCATCCACGAAAACCGTTTTACCTACCAGGATAAAGGCCTTGTAAAACTGATGGACCTGGGCGAATACTGGGAAACACAAACGGGCAGTCCCATCCCGCTGGGTGGCATTGTGATGAAACGAACATACGATGCAGCCTTACAACAGCAGGTGAATACACTGATCCGCGCCAGTGTGGAATATGCTTTCTCTAATTATCCGCTGATAACAGATTATGTAAAGCAACACTCACAGGAAATGAGCGAAGGTGTAATGCGCCAGCATATTGACCTGTATGTAAACAATTACTCCATCGATCTGGGCGCTGATGGCAAAGCGGCCGTACAACAGTTCCTCGATATTTATAGCCGAGTACATTCAACTTCATTATCTAAACAGGCAATATTCCTGGAAGGATAA
- the folE gene encoding GTP cyclohydrolase I FolE, producing the protein MAYRKSEEYDEQVTSGLIDSYRSALSLLGEDPQREGLIKTPERMAKAMQFMTQGYGIDAHAILNSAKFHESVSEMILVKDIELYSMCEHHMLPFYGKAHVAYIPNGYITGLSKLARVVDVYARRLQVQERLTTQIRDAIRETLQPLGVAVVIEASHLCMMMRGVQKQNSVTTTSAFWGEFEKNETRSEFMKLISSDLH; encoded by the coding sequence ATGGCATATAGAAAATCGGAAGAATACGATGAACAGGTAACTTCAGGCCTGATTGACAGCTATCGTAGTGCCTTATCCTTACTGGGTGAAGATCCTCAGCGCGAAGGGTTGATTAAAACACCGGAACGTATGGCCAAGGCCATGCAGTTCATGACGCAGGGGTATGGCATTGATGCGCATGCGATCCTCAACTCGGCCAAGTTCCATGAGAGTGTGAGCGAAATGATCCTTGTCAAGGACATTGAACTGTACAGTATGTGTGAGCATCACATGCTGCCCTTTTATGGTAAAGCGCATGTGGCTTATATTCCCAATGGATATATTACCGGCTTAAGTAAACTGGCCCGTGTGGTAGATGTATATGCCCGCCGCCTGCAGGTGCAGGAGCGGTTGACCACCCAGATACGGGATGCCATTAGAGAAACACTGCAGCCGCTGGGGGTGGCGGTGGTCATTGAAGCATCTCACCTCTGTATGATGATGCGTGGTGTACAAAAACAAAACTCTGTTACTACCACCTCAGCCTTCTGGGGCGAATTTGAAAAGAATGAAACCCGCAGTGAGTTTATGAAACTCATTTCTTCAGACCTGCATTAG